Below is a genomic region from Candidatus Binatus sp..
CATAGCGAGCATGCCGCGGGAATCGATCTGATGGCCGACATCGGCGCGCCGATCGAGATGGCGCCGCGTGAGCGGCGCGCCGTTGCGACCGGCTTCGCCGTCGAGATCCCGGCCGGTTACGAGGGGCAGGTGCGTCCGCGCAGCGGTCGCGCGCTGAAAGAGGGACTCGCGCTGATCAATTCGCCGGGAACCATCGACGCCGACTAT
It encodes:
- a CDS encoding dUTP diphosphatase, coding for MRPTVKIARLRKSALPIPAYHSEHAAGIDLMADIGAPIEMAPRERRAVATGFAVEIPAGYEGQVRPRSGRALKEGLALINSPGTIDADY